Proteins encoded together in one Lathyrus oleraceus cultivar Zhongwan6 chromosome 5, CAAS_Psat_ZW6_1.0, whole genome shotgun sequence window:
- the LOC127079118 gene encoding psbP domain-containing protein 2, chloroplastic, with product MAFKSFSTLSHTTTLFHKLTHASPSSPISIPNSTSSIYIQNSHKHTPCLSKRKLNLTLLLSPFLWSVLPNTLLLAQELLTADLQRYTDSKEGFTLLTPSSWTKVDKAGATALFQEPNMGSNNIGVVVNPVRLSTLPDFGTPQFVADKLLQAERRKESTNEAEVIAVEERSGKGGLQVYEFEYKIDSTRGGMKRIFTAAFVASRKLYLLNIVHSDNPESPLDPDKRMMLEQVLHSFDSSS from the exons ATGGCTTTCAAAAGTTTCTCTACCCTTTCACACACCACCACTCTCTTCCACAAACTCACTCATGCTTCTCCTTCTTCCCCAATTTCAATCCCCAACTCAACTTCCTCCATCTACATTCAAAATTCCCATAAACACACGCCATGTTTGAGTAAAAGGAAACTCAACCTTACCCTTTTGCTTTCACCCTTTCTATGGAGCGTTTTGCCTAATACACTCTTGTTAGCACAAGAATTATTAACTGCTGACCTTCAGAGATACACTGATTCCAAAGAAGGTTTCACTCTTCTTACACCCTCTTCTTGGACTAAG GTTGATAAAGCTGGGGCTACAGCGTTGTTTCAAGAACCAAATATGGGAAGTAACAATATTGGTGTTGTGGTAAACCCCGTTCGTCTTTCAACTCTTCCAGACTTTGGGACTCCTCAATTTGTTGCTGATAAGCTTTTACAAGCTGAAAGACGCAAG GAAAGTAcaaatgaagctgaggtgattGCAGTTGAAGAAAGATCAGGGAAAGGAGGTTTGCAAGTTTATGAATTTGAATACAAGATTGATAGTACTCGGGGAGGGATGAAGAGGATTTTTACTGCGGCGTTTGTGGCTTCAAGAAAGCTCTATCTTCTAAATATCGTTCACTCTGATAATCCAGAGAGCCCTCTTGATCCGGATAAAAGAATGATGTTAGAGCAAGTTCTTCATTCCTTTGATTCATCTAGTTAA